actttgctgtacacctgaaactaacattgtaaatcaactacacttcaataaaaaaattttaaaattttctatggAACCTAATACaggataaaatttatatggaagaaaAAAGCCCCAGAATTGCCAAGATAATTCTGAGGAAGACCAaggtgaaaggagagaaaaggtaaGACTTGTCCTACCAAATACTAAGAATTATTACAGAACTATCATGATTAATAGCAAACCATTGGCATGGAGATACacaaatagaacagaacagaatgaaGAGCCCAGAAACGCATTCAGGCaggattttttttgagggggagatgCAAAAAgcagaagctataaagaaaattGGTACATGTTACTACTCAGAATTTAACTTTTTGTAGTCACTGAGACACTATAAGACACAGTTAAAGGACCAGCCACCGACTGAGGAGACGGAACATACACAGcagaataaacaaatatacaagTGACTTCCCAAGACTTCAGTGAGCAAAAACAAAGAGGGCATGGGCAGAGGTTATGAGGAAGCGGCTCACAGATGACCAAACCGGGGGCGAGAATTTACACAGAACGATGACACCGCATTTTATACCCAGAGGGTCTGCTGACGCATCTGAGTGTAACAAGCCACGCGTTAACGTGGATGTGGTTAGACTCACATGTTGCTGGTGGGCTGCAAATTTGGTCACCCTCTGAAAGCAATGTGATGCTGTCTGGTGAAGCTCGAAACAGGCACACACTGTGATCCTGCCAATCTGCTTGTGGGCACTTACCTCAGATCAGTTCCTGCACAAGGGGACATACACAATAGGTTCACTACAGTATTACTTATAAttgtgaaaaactaaaaatgagcCGAGTGTCTCTCGAATAAATTGCAGTCTGGCTGTTCAATAGAATGATATATAGAAGTTAGAGTAAATGACCCATATTAATCGAGGCTAACAGGCCTCAAAATATAATGTGGAGTAAAAAagagaagtgagagaaaaataTGTAGAATGTGGTACCATTTGTGTAAATTTCAAAGCACCCCAAGTACTGCACAGGTTTGTacaggcccccccaccccggctctCTGAAAATAGAGCATTCCTGGGAAACCTTTCATAAGTCGAAATGGCAAATGGCAAAGAAGCAGTTACCTTAATGGATGCAGAAAATAAATTGCGATGGAGCACAGATGTTCACAAACAGTTCAAAGCTATGCCAGCTTGAAGCTGAGGTGCTGAGTGTAGTTCCCCGGGAAGCAGGCTGGCGGCATCACTCTGCTCTGTAACAGCTTGTTGCAAAACAAATGCAGAATGATATTttggcttttctccttttatttcaaaagtgaTAATCTTCTTCCATTCCTTTCAGTTAGGAAAAGCAGGTGCTAATGTGGGTCTCTCATAAAAGTAAAGGGGTGTAAAGCAAAGTTTTGAAAAGCCAGGGACCCCTGTATGTTGTTTGTGTGTATTACCTAggtattaaaaggattatatatgtataactgaatctctatgctgtacactggaaactaacacaacattgtaaatcagctatatacttcaattaaaaaaaaaggactaaacCATGATGAGATAAATAGTAACAAGTTTATGACAGCTGTACCTGGGCCGGAGAGGCGCTGAGCCTTCATCAGGGGGTCCCACTCCAGCCTTCCTCTGTcggctcccctccctccagggcaaaGGGGTTGTCCCCACCTGAAGCCCATCCCCCttcttgcccccccccccccacaactgGGAGCTGGGACACCAGGATTCGCTGCCCAGTAGTcctgagccctcctcctcctgagcCCGTGTGGTCTTTTTCCCAGGCCGCCTTCTGAAGAAAGGATCTGGTAGCTGccctggggtggaagggaggggacaggataTGAAGGAGGCTTCAGCTGTGTCTGTGAGCGTTACTTCTTTATAACGATACACCTAAAACTTATTAACGTGACCTTTGCTAATTCAGGGGAGGGtggtattttttattgctttgtttatTAATAGCTGACTTGTATATAGCACTTAACCATGTTTCAAGTACTGTTCTAAGTGATTtgcataaaaaatgaaaaggttccatacaactcagttttacagaagAAGGCTAAatcatttgtccaaggtcactcaccataaggaggagaagggaatttGAACACAGTaggtctggctccaaagtccatgATCTTAGCAATCACTCTAGGTCTACTTGCCCATATGCTCAgattgcttaattaaaaaaaaagtgattcaaaTTGAAATAGACCGACAACtgcaatacaaagaaaaatgcagtgAAATTCCTTGGATGTGTTAGGGGCACAGACAAAGATGGCAGGCATCACTCAGGAAGGAAGGCAGTTGCATTGGTCGGAAAAGGGCTTTGAGAAGAGAATGCCGACCCAACCGACATCCAGCCCAGGCCTTGCTGAGCGGGCTGGGAGGGGCAAGGGCATGAAATGCCAGGAAGAGGAAACTTCATGTGGGCAGGCACGGATCTGGGAAAGTCAAAGAAGGATTTGAGCGTTAGCAAGTCCTTGTGTTTGGCTGTAACGTGAAGGGTCAACTTGGTGAGGAACACAGGTTAGGATTTTGAAAGGGAAGGTGAGAAATGAGTTATCTGGATAGCAAGGCAAGCTCCTGAAGGAAGCATCTCTGAGCTGCATGTGGGATGACAGTGAGGAAAGCAGGCTGGCCCACAGGACACTGGCCACTGTGGCCAACAAAGATGGAGGAGGACAGGAGGCCACACCTGTATGTTGGAGGGGGATGGGCGACGGTGTCGGGAAGCATCCAtttgttccacaaatatttactgtgcaccTACTCTGAATCAGGCTCTGCTCTAGGTGGTGGcaatacagaaatgaacaaaacagacagaactCCCAATTTCATGAAAAGGGAGGATTGCcagtgtatgtgtacatgtgtctTGGGGGAGGAGTTTGCATGGCAAGGAGGGAAGGAGCTGAGCCGATGGCTGAGTAAAGAGCTGGGGAGTGAGGGATGCTGAGATGATACTGAGATTCTGAGCCTGGGGCGGGGCCGTGGTTACACCAAGAGGGAGGGCCGGAGGAGGAGCTGCGTGGGAGGACAGATTGAGTCAGGGGTCCAGGGGGCAGTAAAAATATGGACGGCACCCTGGAGTGTGAGACAGGTACACGCAGAAGTCACTGCTAACTAGGTGGAAGATGTGCTTCAGTAGCCGAGAACAAGGAATGAGAGAGCAATAACGACCACCTGTCATTCCATGAGCCCCTGCATGTGCCCACCAGCTACcagatgttttattgttttgtccTACCCAGGATCCAGAATCCTTGGGGCATCATGGCTGGTGGGTAGCACTAGCTCAGCAACAAATAAGAACAGTAATGAGAGCTAACACGTGAAAAGGCATATTACGCGTCAGGTACTGGTCTGGCACTTACTGCATATTAAatcattcagtcctcacagcgACCCCAGGAGGGTATCAGCCTGGTTTGACAGATGGGAAGACTGGGCTGGCTGATTAAGGTGCCCGAGGTCACAAGCTGGAGAAGGGATGAAGCCCCGTGAACAGAGACAGACcttgctctgtgctctgtgctctaCCAGGCTCTCTGGCCTCTGAGAAAAGCAGGCTAAGGGTGGGTGATCTGGGGAGAAGAGCTGGAGAAATTCTCAGAAAATGCGTCTCAAGGGGGAAGGCtaggccagggcagggagggcgcTGTCAGCAGTGCGGGGTGGTCGGCACCGCAGAAGGCTGCAGCCTAGAAATGGCTGGTAGCCCAGCCCCGAGGAAGGCATCTGAGCGCGGACACCGACACAGCGGCCGGGACGCGGAGCAGAGGCCAGGACGCCAGATCCAACACAGCTCCGCAGATCTTCGGGAGCGAATGAGGAAGTTAAAAATGATTCAAACCAACCGATAATCACCCTTTCCGGGCGATTTCGGGCCAAGAGCAGGTGGGAAggccctggggaaggaaaggtGTAACGGACTTAAGTCCCTTCTCACTTCGAACTTCAGGACTCCGAATAAGACGCTTAACCTCTGTGGGTTGCCCAGTTGCCCTTTTGAAAAAGTTGGACGATCTCTGAGATGTAGTCGAAATCTGATCCCGTGTGGTTCTAGCTCTGCAATCAGTTCACTGTTCTAGGAACTGGTTGCCCGGGCCCAGGGGTGTGCGGCCTTCGCGCACCGAGGAGATGAGGACCGGTGGGGGACCCCGGGTCACAAGAGCGGGACCCGTAGCGCGCGTCGTCAGTCCCCCGGGCTGCGCGCGGGACCGCCCAGAGCCCAAGTCCGAGGAGCCTCGGAGTCGTTGGGTGGCCCTGGAACTTTTTTCTTTGGAGCCCAACCCGGGACCGACCGCAGGACAGGCTGCTGGCAGGGACCGAATGGAGCTCCGCGCCAGGCCAGAGGCAGTGCGCGTCACTCGCAGTCCCGGGCCGGGTCCCCGGCGCGCGGCAGCGCTCGGCCAGGCCGCGCCGCCCCGGGGCCCGCCGGGGGCCCACCCCGACCCCGAGGCGGTGCCCCTGGGGAGCGCGGCCCGGGTCGCCGCGGGCGCCCCCTGGACCGaggcgggggcggcgggcggggacCTCGGAGCCGGAGGAGCGGCCGCGGCTGGCGCGGCGCCCAGGGGCGTGAGGCGGGGGGAGCGGGGGAGGCGGCGGGGGGAGAGGAGGCGGCCGGCCGGCCCGCGGGTCACTCGGAGGCCCGGGCGGCGGGCGGCAGGACGCGCTCGGGGAGTCGGGCCCGCGagcgggcaggcgggcgggcgggcggcgcgcaCCATGCCCTCCTTCGACGAGGCGCTGCAGCAGGCCGGCGAGTTCGGGCGCTTCCAGCGGCGCGTGTTCCTGCTGCTGTGCCTGACGGGCGTCACCTTCGCCTTCCTCTTCGTCGGCGTGGTCTTCCTGGGCAGCCGGCCCGACCACTACTGGTGCCGCGGGCCGAGCGCCGCCGCGCTGGCCGAGCGCTGCGGCTGGAGCCCGGAGGAGGAGTGGAACCGCACGGCGCCCTCCCGCCGCGGCCCCGCGCCCCCCGAGCGCCGCGGCGACGGCCGCTGCCAGCGCTACCTCCTGGAGGCGGCCAACGCCAGCGCCGCCGCCACGGGCGCGCTCAGCTGCGCCGACCCGCTCGCCGCCTTCCCCAACCGCTCGGCGCCCCTCGTGCCGTGCCGGGGCGGCTGGCGCTACGCCCAGGCGCACTCGACCATCGTCAGCGAGGTAAGGGCCCGGGGTCTgcgcccgccgcgcccgccccgccgGGCACAGCCGGCAGGGAGAGGACGGGGCTCGGAGCCCCGCGCCGACGCGGGAAGTCGGTGAAGCCGGCCGCCCGGAAGGTCCGTGGAGGCTGGGACCTGTCGGTTACCTTCGGGGACCGGTCAGGTGCGTCCCGCACTTGGAAGCGCTGCGTCGTAACGGCCCAGGCAatgccttttctctgtttcctctgctaGTGAGTTAACCTGCGTTGGTGCTTTGGTTCCAGGCGTGAACGCAAACTCTCCTAGAAGCCCAAGTTCTAAGATGCTTGGACCACATCTCAGGAATCGAAGCATCCAGTACGATGTGCGTTATATCTGAGATGTGTTTGCTCAATAATTGGAAATGATGGGTAGATGCGGGGAGAGAACTGCGCTGTCTGGGGCGAGCGACGCTGAGCAGGTCCGCGCTGGCTTGGTCTCCAGGGGGCAAAGGAAAGGAGAAACCAATGTTTGAAGGCAGCGCCAACTTTCTCTAGTTGCTCAAATGACTATCTGAACCACAAAAGGACAAAGGTCGAGGCTTTCCCCGGgaaaaatgattttgttaaaACTGCTTTGGGGCAAAGAGCAACATTTGAGAGAAGTTGGGAAAGCTTAAGTTTTGAgtaagagttttatttatttattttttcctgctaatGAGTGACAGGCACATAGTAGGAGAGGCTACAATGCGTACAAAGTGGATACCTCATTTACCCGGGGTGGCTGCTGGGGGCCAGTGGGAACAGCCCCCACGGTTCCTTGGGTATGTAACAGCAGGCCGTGCACTGATGGTTAGGTGGCCCTCACCCTTGGCGGCAGGACTGTTTCTGCACCTGCCTGGGAAGGCAGTTTGCACTTCATCTTGGTGAATTCTAACCATGGTGTTTGATCCATTGAGCTTGGGTGGAAGGGATGAGCAGTTTTATTGAACTTTGTCTATAATCTTAGATCAATTTAATTTCTAACAAATGATTAAGTGTATTCAGACaaattatgaaagaaattttttcattttatttattgtcataaagaattttttaaacacctACTCGAATAATGGGGTGCCTCTTCTGCC
This portion of the Camelus ferus isolate YT-003-E chromosome 8, BCGSAC_Cfer_1.0, whole genome shotgun sequence genome encodes:
- the SLC22A3 gene encoding solute carrier family 22 member 3 isoform X2 translates to MRTGGGPRVTRAGPVARVVSPPGCARDRPEPKSEEPRSRWVALELFSLEPNPGPTAGQAAGRDRMELRARPEAVRVTRSPGPGPRRAAALGQAAPPRGPPGAHPDPEAVPLGSAARVAAGAPWTEAGAAGGDLGAGGAAAAGAAPRGVRRGERGRRRGERRRPAGPRVTRRPGRRAAGRARGVGPASGQAGGRAARTMPSFDEALQQAGEFGRFQRRVFLLLCLTGVTFAFLFVGVVFLGSRPDHYWCRGPSAAALAERCGWSPEEEWNRTAPSRRGPAPPERRGDGRCQRYLLEAANASAAATGALSCADPLAAFPNRSAPLVPCRGGWRYAQAHSTIVSEFDLVCVNAWMLDLTQAILNLGFLAGAFTLGYAADRYGRIVIYLISCFGVGVTGVVVAFAPNFPVFVVFRFLQGVFGKGTWITCYVIVTEIVGSKQRRIVGIAIQMFFTLGIIILPGIAYFIPSWQGIQLAITLPNFLFLLYYWVVPESPRWLITRKKGDKALKILRSIAKCNGKYLSPNYSESLVRYIWISTRFHSHTEQKAVVSVFTRVSTDQLSPLEVDEWCTLRFTDHEIYVPLEGRKYNLMYRKEI
- the SLC22A3 gene encoding solute carrier family 22 member 3 isoform X3 → MRTGGGPRVTRAGPVARVVSPPGCARDRPEPKSEEPRSRWVALELFSLEPNPGPTAGQAAGRDRMELRARPEAVRVTRSPGPGPRRAAALGQAAPPRGPPGAHPDPEAVPLGSAARVAAGAPWTEAGAAGGDLGAGGAAAAGAAPRGVRRGERGRRRGERRRPAGPRVTRRPGRRAAGRARGVGPASGQAGGRAARTMPSFDEALQQAGEFGRFQRRVFLLLCLTGVTFAFLFVGVVFLGSRPDHYWCRGPSAAALAERCGWSPEEEWNRTAPSRRGPAPPERRGDGRCQRYLLEAANASAAATGALSCADPLAAFPNRSAPLVPCRGGWRYAQAHSTIVSEFDLVCVNAWMLDLTQAILNLGFLAGAFTLGYAADRYGRIVIYLISCFGVGVTGVVVAFAPNFPVFVVFRFLQGVFGKGTWITCYVIVTEIVGSKQRRIVGIAIQMFFTLGIIILPGIAYFIPSWQGIQLAITLPNFLFLLYYWVVPESPRWLITRKKGDKALKILRSIAKCNGKYLSPNYSECRWKEGSII